Genomic segment of Pochonia chlamydosporia 170 chromosome 1, whole genome shotgun sequence:
CCATCAATCATGACGAGAATATACGCATTCCGACTCTGTAAACCTTTAGCACTTCCACATATATGTCAAAAGTGCCCATCATACCCTCATCTCTTCATTCTCCATGGTAAGCCACTCCACACTCGTCTCACCACGCTGCACCTGTCCCTCCAACCGACTCTTCTCGCGCTTGCACTCCTGCAGCTCATCTAACAGTTTCTGGTTCTGGAATCGCATCGCCGCCTCGAGTTGATCGCAGTACAGGAGCACATCCTAAGACCATTAGCACCCTGACTCTTAAACCTGACATCACAGGAAACCCACCCTAATTAACAGATCTGAGGTATCcctctgctgctggatctCCTGAAACCGCTGCACAAAGTCGTACAGGTTAGAGCTCAGTGGCATCTTGTCAGACATATGCTTTCTATCCAAAGTGGACATGCCGAAATTTTTTGTAGGGCTGGAAATTCGTATCCCAGTCTTTGGGCGAAGCCAAGTATATATAAACGCAGACCGCCTTTGGAAAGCGAAATCCAAAACTCGTGCTACCTGAAGCCTGGTCCGTTGAAAAGAGTTTGGTCAAACCGGGGGAGAAACAAGGGCCGGGAGTTGCAGATGGTaccttgaagaagcagtGTTTGTTCTGCAGCCTTGTTCAAGCACGGGGGAAAGGGGGGGTGATGGGGGTTGCTGAACACGCGAGAAAAATCAAGGGTTAATGTGACGAGTAAGGTTTTATTTTTGGAACGAACATTGGCATTGTACAGTAAAAGCAAGGGTTGTCAAATATTGAGGAAATAAATTGCGTTTTGCCGAAAATTTGATGgccaattttttttttgtttttttttgggtgTGATAAGTGATAAGCGGTTGGCGGGAGATCCTTGCGTTTTCTGGGGGCCTAGCGGCTGGGTGCATTCGACTAGACCGTAAGTGCTTGAATGTTGTGTGGCGgccagcatctccatcgaTGATGCCCcagtcttgtcttgtcttgccttgtcttgtctttgtccTGAGAGTCTGTCGCAAATGTCTCCAGTCCCGTCAATCCCTTTTTGGCATCAATACCAATATCCATGTGCTTGTGGAGATTAATctacaccagaccagacttcactcTTGCATTTCGTCAACTGCCTTTCTGCTGTTTCATACTCACTCGCAACTTTCAACTCAttcaccttcaatgtttccctCATTCCCCTCGAGATCATTCACTGCCAAACAATCACCAACACTCTGAAACGCACAACCACATCCCCCTCCAGCCGCCCACGCCATCCAATCGAAATCCCGTGCCTCCCACCCCATCACCGCCCGGATCTGCATCTCCCAATATTCATCTTGTCCCCCGTCCACGCTACGCGCCACAGGGCACGGAACACATATCCAGCGCCTCCAACGGACCAATCACCCCCATTTACATAATGCCTTCGTCGTAACCAACGGCCAAACTCCTTTGTTCCGTGCTTCCCCCCTTTACCTAGGTATTAATATTGTATGTGCCTTTGCATGCAATGTGAGGTGACTTCTTGTGTTTCGAGCGATCCGAGCCTTGTTGTACCTTGTCCAATCATGCGTTTCTTGACCGGGGTCTTTGACGCCTGTTGGGTTTGGTTGAACTGTTTCTGACGATTTTGTGTGGGTGGTAATGCTGTTGAGCTTCTATGTTTGTTCACTTGCAGGACAACCAGAAGggactggtctggtgatTTGAGCGTAGTAGCGATCGCTTTGGCGCCGTTGATGCATCTGTATTTGTATCTGTATGCAACAGTACTATTTATGCCGTGCATTGCAAacagttcaatgttgcctgtCCGCTTCGtgtctacggagtaccgcCCGGCGCGACCTTGACCATGCATCGACGTGATGGGACTTGACTTTTAAATAGCTCTTGTGATGCGGTGCAACATGGGCAGCCAGTCTTTGAGTTCAGAACATGTGTCTGCCTCGATCACAGGCAGCATAGCCACCCGACCGATTTGGAATGATGGTTAGGTGTAGTACTGCCTGGATTGCGTGCAGATAAACGGATTGGCGCCTCCATCTGTATTGCGAGACGATTCAAGGGATGTCGATAATCTGCCTCACCGACGATGCAACATAGTCCTATCGATGCCGCCAGCCTGCGAGCCCTCAACACCGCATACATGCCTTTCAAATCTCCAACATGACCCAAACCAAGCGCTAGCTGCCCATGTACAACCCTCATCTAGGCTGGAACTGATTCAACACCTGCCAAAGTGTGCCTTCCCCAATATCCCCTCCGAATTGCCAATCCAACCCTCCAACTCCCATCCCCGGCAcctccatcatgtccatccgGTCCTGCACCGCCGTGAGGTCATTGAATATCAAATCTGACGTTGCAAATGTCGGCATGATGTTCGACAGACCATCCGGAGCAAACGCCCATTCACTCGGCGAAAGCCACGTCTCCCCAGTCATGGCCAGTCCCGTACTTGCGCTCTCAAACCCATGGCCATTGGAAGCACTGTCCTTTCCATATTCGTCCGTTGTCAGACTACTCGCTTGGCTGATTTCCCGCCTCCCGACCACACTGGCCGGTGTAGTTTCTGACGGGCCCCGCGTGGAGGAGGGCGTCTCCGAATCTTTGGCTGGGGACGCGGAATTAGAGAGTGCCCTTGTGAACTTGCCCAGAATGGCGCGAAGGACGCCTTGTGCGGATTTGGCGAGCGGGCTGCGCGCCTGCATGGTTGCGAAGCGCTCGATGGCCCAGTGGATGTGTTGCACTGCTAGCTGTTTGTGCTCAGGGTGGTCGTGCGGAAAGAGGATGTATATTGAtgcgatgaggacgatggcATCGAATGTTCCAAAGAAGAGcatgaagctgttgttgtcAACATGATTTAAAATTCTTTTGACCGCAGGGGTTGCAAAGACTTACTTCCTCCAAGATGTAGCTGAGAGCCCTTCAAACATCAATCTCTGCATTTCGAGCATCGACAAACTCGCTTGCAGTGCCTCAACTCTGCTCTTCTTTCGGTGGAATACATACGATCTATGTAGTGCCATGAGACTGAAACCATGAAGCAGGTTGAAGTAATATCGTGACACTTGGATCCACGGCGCCACGTTTGGATCCTCGTCCCATCTTGTATCTGGATTTTCCACTCGGAATATCCCAGGCGTCGAGTCGTGGAGGCTCATAATCTTTTGGTGTAATTTGTCAATTTTGGAAAAGTCTTTCGGATAGGGGCCATCTTGCTCGAGATCTTGGATGTCTCGTAGCGGAGAAGAAAGCTGGTGCAGCCACAGCGAGCGCGTCAGAGGAGTAGGAGGATCCTTTTCGGGATTACGGAGAACGATGGGAGTTTTCGAGCGATCTGTCGGTTCTGGGGCGTCGATTGGGAGGGAAGGAGAGCCGTGACGCCAGTCGATTGTCCCGGGGCGGCCTAGAATGAGACACATGTTGATGTCCCTGGGCCGTGAGCTGTTGTGTTCTTAGTATACAGGGGCAGTCGGCGACATACCAGATTGCAAGAACCATGTATAGCTTGCGCCGTCTCTCGATGAGCCACTGGTTTTCAAGGGCCCTTTCTACACTCGTATCTGCAGGCTTGGGATCGAGACTATCGCGGTGCATGCCCAACTCTTGAGCGTCTCTAATGGCTATACCAACCATGTGCCACTGCAACAAGTGGTCAATCTTCCGCTCAGATCGAGGCAGAGCCGTccaaaagaaaagaaactCACCGATTCAGTCACATTAGCCGTAAACTTCAAAAACGAAGCCCTCAGAAACTCGGCCTGAACAGTCGTTACACTCAGTCCCTTCTTCCCAAATAGCATAACAATGTCTTCCCCGCTGGCACTATAATCACAAGCCAAGTCCTCAAACGTCATATTAGCCGCATacttcaacatggcaaattcctcctcttcctcatctgGCAGAATCAGCAACGCTGTAGCAATCATTTGAAACAGCACAGCGGGGAAGACCCTCAGGTCTTGTGAGATTCCCTGTGGACCTTCGGTGGAAAATATGCTAAATGGCAAGTTATTCCATTCCTGGAGTTGAGCGTAGAAAATGTCGGGGTCGACAAAATAATACTGCCAGTTGAATTCGCGCATAAACATGTCGACCAGCTTATCAGAGAACACCTTGGCGGGAAGCTGTCGAATAAGACCTTTATACTTCTCCCGAATGGCGAAGGAGTCTGCGCGGGAGCCATGTGTAGAAGATAGGCTTGACAGGGAGGCTTGGTCTTCGGTGGACGGGGCCATTTCGATCTTTTTGAGAAAAGAGATTGTCGAGGCGCCGGTTTGGCCGTAGCCCCATGTTGCGGCCATGGTGGACAGGGGTTCTGTCATTTTTCgcggtgatgaggatgatgagataGGAGAGGAGTGGGTGGGCGGGGATACTTTCGTgaagttgtggttgttgctgctgttggtggtggatgtaGGAGCTGGAGCACTGGGATCATACGAACAGAATGATTCGCGGTTTCTGGAGCGGCAGTTTGCGCAGGGGAGTCCGCGGTCGCACTGGTTACAGCCATGTCAGTGTCATAGTATCGTATGATGTGATGGGTGAGATGAGCGatgtttggtggtgagatgagatgatgcCGGTGAGAGGTGAGTAGGGGGCATCAGACtcactttttgttttctcctGTGACATTCCGTACATGACACGacaatccttctcctcttcttggGAGGCGCCTTCTTCGGCTGCCCGGGCTCTTTTCTCTCAGCTCTTAAATCGCCCATGATGCAGAATGACTG
This window contains:
- a CDS encoding fungal transcriptional regulatory protein (similar to Cordyceps militaris CM01 XP_006670463.1), producing MAATWGYGQTGASTISFLKKIEMAPSTEDQASLSSLSSTHGSRADSFAIREKYKGLIRQLPAKVFSDKLVDMFMREFNWQYYFVDPDIFYAQLQEWNNLPFSIFSTEGPQGISQDLRVFPAVLFQMIATALLILPDEEEEEFAMLKYAANMTFEDLACDYSASGEDIVMLFGKKGLSVTTVQAEFLRASFLKFTANVTESWHMVGIAIRDAQELGMHRDSLDPKPADTSVERALENQWLIERRRKLYMVLAIWDINMCLILGRPGTIDWRHGSPSLPIDAPEPTDRSKTPIVLRNPEKDPPTPLTRSLWLHQLSSPLRDIQDLEQDGPYPKDFSKIDKLHQKIMSLHDSTPGIFRVENPDTRWDEDPNVAPWIQVSRYYFNLLHGFSLMALHRSYVFHRKKSRVEALQASLSMLEMQRLMFEGLSATSWRNFMLFFGTFDAIVLIASIYILFPHDHPEHKQLAVQHIHWAIERFATMQARSPLAKSAQGVLRAILGKFTRALSNSASPAKDSETPSSTRGPSETTPASVVGRREISQASSLTTDEYGKDSASNGHGFESASTGLAMTGETWLSPSEWAFAPDGLSNIMPTFATSDLIFNDLTAVQDRMDMMEVPGMGVGGLDWQFGGDIGEGTLWQVLNQFQPR